The region CAGGACTGTTTTCGTGGTAAGCATATAACAGTAGGTGACATTGCAATACGTGATGAAGACGGATATTATTACATCGTTGACCGAAAGAAGGATATGATAATTCGAGGTGGTGTAAATATTTATCCTGCTGAAATTGAAGAAGTGCTGAATGGGATGCCAGGCATATCAGATGTAGCAGTGATTGGCCTACCCAATTTAGATTGGGGTGAAACAGTAGCTGCAATTGTGGTATGCGAAAATGATACGAAGATTACAGAAGAATCGATAAAAACATACTGCAAAGAGCGACTCGCACAATATAAAATACCTGAAAGCATTCACTTTCGAAAGCAGATTCTACGAAACCCTCAAGGGAAAATACTAAAACGAAGAATTAAAAAAGAATTATTATCTTAAACTTACCAGAGGGAATTCATGCATTTTTTGATTTCTGAATACCCTATGAAAGTCAGTCGGGGATGACTAATTATAAATTGACATATCATAACAAATATCAATCTATTTAATTATAATCTACTTTCGCAGATTGTAAAGAAATTTTGAGATGAGTGAAAGTATCAAAATCCTAAACTCAAAGCTCCATATTCCAAGCTCATTGGATATCATAAAAAGAGATAGAATATATCCTTTATTGATTGACATCACTAAGAAGAGACTCACTACAGTAATTGCAGGTGCAGGTTTCGGAAAGACAACACTGATTACAGAGGTATGTGAGTATTTAAACCTAGAAACAGTATGGTATCGTCTCGATAAATCCGATTCTGATTTCATAACATTCATCAGTTACCTAATTGCTGGTATAAAGAAATATTTTTCAAAATTTGGGATAGAAACTCATCAAAGAATAGAAGAGACCCGAGTTTTAACTCAAGAACGCGATGCTGTTCTTACTGTTTTTTTAAGCGAGATTGACAAACTCATCAAAGGTGACCTTATAATTGTACTCGATGATTATCATCTTATACAAGATAGCCAGGAGATAAACGAATCACTGAAATTCCTTCTTGAACATCTTTCTCCCTTAGTTCATCTGATTATTATCAGTCGCACCGATATAGGGTTGCCGATATCTCGATTAAGAGCCCAGAGACAGGTCCTCGATATTAGAGAAGAAAACCTTATTTTTTCCATTCCCGAAATCGAAGATCTCTATTTTCAATTATTTAATATCACTCTACCAAATGAAAGCCTTGTAACCCTCCAACAAAAGACAGACGGTTGGGTCTCTGGCCTTATCCTCTTCTATCACTCGTTAAAATGGAAAAGTCCAGATAAAGTTGAAGAGCTTTTATTGAAACTAAAGGGTTCTCATCAAATGATTTCAGACTATCTGGCTGAAAATGTATATGATCTACAGCCGGATGTGATAAAGGACTTTCTGATTAAAACCTCGATCCTCTCTCGGGTTGGTGCTGAGTTTTGTAATCAGCTTTTGGGGATAAATAATTCCAAAGATATCTTAAGCTATCTTGAAAGGAATCATCTTTTCACATTTTCCTCGAGTGATGAAAGAAGATGGTATTATTATCACCATCTTTTTCAGGAATACCTAAATACTAAATTAGAGAGTGAGCTACATCGAGAAGACATTATAAAACTCCACAATGACGCAGCAATACTCTGGGAAAAAAGGAGTGAAGTTGAGGAGTCAATAAGGCATTACCTGACAGCGGAGCAATTAGGAGAGGCATGCAGGCTGTTAAAGAATATTGGAAGCAAATTGATCAATGAAGGACGCTTTCAACTGATTAGTTCATATCTTAAGCAAATACCAGAGAGTTATATGAATAAAGAACCGTGGATTCAGTATATTCAGGCCCAGATACTGAGTATTTCCGGCAAACCGCAAGAGGCAATCCGAACCTACCAAAAGGCATATAAAACCTTTCGTAAATATGATTCCAGGGAGGGTACAGGTCTGTGCATGTATGCCTTAGGTTCCAGCTATTGTCGGTCAGGCGATTTTCCAAGAGCAGAAAGGAATCTTAAGAGATTGCACAATCAGGTTAAGGATAATAAACCCCTTTATATCGATATTCTGGGAACTCTGATATTTATTACATCCCATTTGGGAAAAATGACTGTTGCTGATCAATATTACAAAGAGGCTATTTCCTTATTGGATGGATCAGAAAACAAGGAGCTTCGCGCAATTCTTTACTTCACTCAGGGTTTTCGATATGTCTTTTCAGGGGACTGTATTAAAGCATTGGAGTTTGGAGAAAGGGCAAAAGAGATATCTCTGGAATTCGAATTTTGCCACTTGCTTGCTATGAGTTATCATCTTATCTCCTGGACTTATTACTATCTAGGCTTTTTTTTAAAAGGCCTGGAAAACGCCCAAAAAGGATTAGACTTAGTTAGAGAAAGGGGAATTCGAGATAGCACATATGCCTGGCTCTTACTGGATTTAAGTCTTAATGCAGCAACTCTGGGAAGGATAACAGAGGCGATCAGTGATGGTAAAGAAAGTTTGAGAATGTTTCAGGAACTGGGATATGGCTGGGGTCAAGTGTATGCTTATTACGTACTTCATAATACATTTTTTAAATCAGGCAACCAGCTAGTTGCAGAGGAATATCTTATATCTGGTTTAGAACTGGTTGAAGGAATGACATTGCCTCTGACAGAGGGATTACTGAAAAGGAGCTTGGCAAATATTTTACTGGATAAAGGACAATGGGAAAAGGCTCGACCCCTACTGGAAGATGCAAAAAGACTCCTTAGAAATTCAAAATTAAATCTCAGTAGAGTATATCTCACCTATGCCCGATTTTATTGGGAACAGAGACAAAGGGAAGATGCCATAAACATACTAATCTCAGCTCTCAAGCTTTGCAAAGCGAATCAATATGACATCTGGGTTGTTTCCGAAAAAAATTGGATAATCTCTCTCCTTGTTGAGCTTTTTGCCCTGAGTAAAATGAAGGACTATTTACAAAGAATTTTGGATAATATTGGCTTGTATGCTCGAGAGGAGTTAAGGCTCTTACAAAAAGATAAAAATCCACAGACTAGTAAAGCAGCCTCAATTCTATTGGATGAAATTAAGAAAGCACCTCCTCCGGGCCTTCGAGTCTACTGCCTTGGGACATTCAGGGTATTTCGGGGAGATGTTGAAATTCCGAATGAGAGATGGAAGAATAAAAATGCAAAGATGCTCTTTAAGTATTTTATTTATGCGCGAAACAGGGGATATTTATCTAAGGAAGTATTGATGGAACTTTTATGGTCAGAGAGAGATCCGAAAAAGACAATTTATTCCCTCCATAATGCTCTTACTTCAATAAGAAAAACACTGGAGCCAGAAATTAAAAGGGGAATATCATCTTCATATTTATTGAAAGAAGATGATTCGTACCTGCTTTATCTAGGAGAGGAAGGCTGGGTAGATGTTGATGAATTTTTGCAAGAATTGAAACTTGCCAAAGAGGAAAAAGATACTGAAAAGTCAATCTCACACTATCTAAAAGCTGAAGCAACTTATCGCAGCGATTTTTTGGAAGAAGATGTTTATGCAGAATGGTGCTTTGACCAGAGGGAGATGCTCAAAGGACAATACCTTGATCTACTAATGAAACTAATGAAACACTTTGAGAGAAAGTGGGACTATTCAAAGTGTATTGAATATGCAAGGAAGTATTTAGGTGCTGATAAATATGCTGAACATATCTATCAACAATTGATGAATTATTATTCCCTGACAGGGAATAAGACCATGCTTAACAAAACTTATGAAAGGTGTAAAGATAATATACTAAAGGAATTAGATTTCCCCTTAAGTAAAGAAACAGAAGAATTATATGAAGAATTAGTATCATTAACATAAGCCGATGAGTGTCTTGTTTGCTATTTAGGATTTTGTGATTGATCCAAGATAAATTGATTCCGAATTCAATTCTAATTTAGTGAAAGATATGATAGACATCATAATTACTATTATTTATACTTCTTCATGAAATAGAAGCAGTATATTGAGAAAGGCGGATCGTATGTTAAATAGAGTTGTAAAGATATTATCTAACCCTCCGATTATAATTTGACACTTATTCTCTCAAGGAGAATAAGTGTAAGACTTAATTCTGCTTAGTTAATAGGCAACTCCCATCCCTCAATTTTATTCCTAATCATTATTAATATTCCTCAATATTTTTACCAATTCCTGAATTTTTTTCTAAGTAATTATTAAGAAATTATTCTGGAATTATTGCTGTAGTGTATATTTATAACGATTTTGATTTTTCTTGGAATTTAGAAAAAGAATATTAACATATCAACAGTATAATCGACAGCAATGAACTCCATTGCATCATATGTAAAAACCTTCCTGGCATGTTTGAAGGAATTACCCAATGGAAATTCAATTGTCTAAGAAATAACGCGAATGTTAATTGCTGCTTAGAAAGTCAGTCAACTGGAGTAAATAGATTTCAAATATTATAAGCTTATGACTAATAATAATTACATAACTCGAATTAATGAGAGGTTGGCGTTATTAGTAGAATGGATACTCAGTTATCGATTGCTATTCATCATTTTATGCATCATCTTTTTTATTGGAGGGGCTTACTTAACACTATCACTACGGGTTGATAATTCCATAACAGTCTATTTTAAGGATAATGACCCCTCCCTTCAATTTTATCAAAAATTCAAAGAAGAATACGGCAATGATGAGTTTTT is a window of Spirochaetota bacterium DNA encoding:
- a CDS encoding tetratricopeptide repeat protein — protein: MSESIKILNSKLHIPSSLDIIKRDRIYPLLIDITKKRLTTVIAGAGFGKTTLITEVCEYLNLETVWYRLDKSDSDFITFISYLIAGIKKYFSKFGIETHQRIEETRVLTQERDAVLTVFLSEIDKLIKGDLIIVLDDYHLIQDSQEINESLKFLLEHLSPLVHLIIISRTDIGLPISRLRAQRQVLDIREENLIFSIPEIEDLYFQLFNITLPNESLVTLQQKTDGWVSGLILFYHSLKWKSPDKVEELLLKLKGSHQMISDYLAENVYDLQPDVIKDFLIKTSILSRVGAEFCNQLLGINNSKDILSYLERNHLFTFSSSDERRWYYYHHLFQEYLNTKLESELHREDIIKLHNDAAILWEKRSEVEESIRHYLTAEQLGEACRLLKNIGSKLINEGRFQLISSYLKQIPESYMNKEPWIQYIQAQILSISGKPQEAIRTYQKAYKTFRKYDSREGTGLCMYALGSSYCRSGDFPRAERNLKRLHNQVKDNKPLYIDILGTLIFITSHLGKMTVADQYYKEAISLLDGSENKELRAILYFTQGFRYVFSGDCIKALEFGERAKEISLEFEFCHLLAMSYHLISWTYYYLGFFLKGLENAQKGLDLVRERGIRDSTYAWLLLDLSLNAATLGRITEAISDGKESLRMFQELGYGWGQVYAYYVLHNTFFKSGNQLVAEEYLISGLELVEGMTLPLTEGLLKRSLANILLDKGQWEKARPLLEDAKRLLRNSKLNLSRVYLTYARFYWEQRQREDAINILISALKLCKANQYDIWVVSEKNWIISLLVELFALSKMKDYLQRILDNIGLYAREELRLLQKDKNPQTSKAASILLDEIKKAPPPGLRVYCLGTFRVFRGDVEIPNERWKNKNAKMLFKYFIYARNRGYLSKEVLMELLWSERDPKKTIYSLHNALTSIRKTLEPEIKRGISSSYLLKEDDSYLLYLGEEGWVDVDEFLQELKLAKEEKDTEKSISHYLKAEATYRSDFLEEDVYAEWCFDQREMLKGQYLDLLMKLMKHFERKWDYSKCIEYARKYLGADKYAEHIYQQLMNYYSLTGNKTMLNKTYERCKDNILKELDFPLSKETEELYEELVSLT